The Listeria monocytogenes genome window below encodes:
- a CDS encoding sugar phosphate isomerase/epimerase family protein, with product MKLGTQNQAFFPENIEEKFAYVKEMGFEGFEIDGKLLVENLDEVKKAIEKTGLPVSTACGGYDGWIGDFIEERRLNGLEEIKVILEALAEVGGQGIVVPAAWGMFTYRLPPMVSPRSQAGDFKAVSESLVYLDKIAGETGTKVYLEPLNRYQDHMINLLGDAQKYIDENNLKNVEIIADFYHMNIEEDSIPTALETYKDSIGHIHVADNHRYQPGSGSLDFKTSFDQLKKNGYNGFLTFECRVRSENHEQAYKDALAHLKSCLI from the coding sequence ATGAAATTAGGCACACAAAACCAAGCATTTTTCCCAGAAAATATAGAAGAAAAATTTGCTTATGTAAAAGAAATGGGCTTTGAAGGTTTTGAAATTGATGGTAAATTACTTGTTGAAAATTTGGACGAAGTGAAGAAAGCAATCGAAAAAACGGGGCTACCTGTTAGTACTGCATGTGGTGGCTATGATGGCTGGATTGGTGACTTCATCGAAGAGCGCAGGCTGAACGGTTTAGAAGAAATCAAGGTGATTTTAGAAGCTTTGGCAGAAGTTGGTGGGCAAGGGATTGTTGTTCCAGCGGCATGGGGAATGTTCACATACCGCCTTCCACCAATGGTTTCGCCACGTAGCCAAGCCGGAGATTTCAAAGCAGTGAGCGAATCGTTGGTTTATTTGGATAAAATTGCTGGTGAGACTGGCACGAAAGTTTATCTTGAGCCGCTTAACAGATACCAAGATCATATGATTAATTTACTGGGTGATGCGCAGAAATACATTGATGAAAATAATCTTAAAAATGTAGAAATTATCGCTGATTTCTATCATATGAATATTGAAGAAGATAGCATCCCGACTGCGCTTGAGACGTATAAGGATTCGATTGGTCACATTCATGTTGCTGACAATCATCGCTATCAACCAGGAAGTGGTAGCCTTGATTTTAAAACAAGTTTTGATCAACTGAAAAAGAACGGTTACAACGGATTTTTAACTTTTGAATGTCGTGTTCGCAGTGAAAATCATGAACAAGCTTATAAAGATGCCTTAGCACATTTAAAAAGCTGTTTAATTTAA